The proteins below come from a single Danio aesculapii chromosome 23, fDanAes4.1, whole genome shotgun sequence genomic window:
- the igsf21b gene encoding immunoglobulin superfamily member 21b, with translation MSVITLSLLLCADLLDFVIGYLTVTIEPLPPVVMGDTVTLKCNFRTDGNLREIVWFRVTEGGTSKQKIFTYDAMYNTNFSHMEDFRRREDLVYQSTVRLPEVQMEDDGPYECHVGIYDRASREKVVLASGSITLNVMSPPKSIFVEAANQPARFNRYEAQNFTLVCIVTGGKPAPVVYFKRDGEVIEVHPFASSEKVENRGLFASKDNQPLISRELDDTKVQKSLSFMGPYSEPVRLDKDRPQRSYTSGAPTHEVPSPTTEVIPETVISREFPRWVLSSSPLYFFNQTQSELHDGTLEVQAMLTWHLNPQLDNEALFSCEVKHPALSMPMKAEVTLSAPKGPKLSVAPSRAKVGDTVRIKVEGFQMGPKANEVFPEPLFTWTRVGGPLLDGSEERFGKELVLERVPAELNGSMYRCTVQNPLGSTNTHTRLIVFENPKIKRQPTHMNSGSSARDMLGPSLMTMVLLSLTLEFT, from the exons GTTATTTAACAGTCACCATTGAGCCTCTGCCTCCTGTGGTTATGGGGGACACAGTGACTTTGAAGTGCAATTTTAGGACGGATGGCAACTTACGAGAGATTGTGTGGTTTCGG GTTACAGAAGGTGGAACCTCAAAGCAGAAAATTTTCACTTATGACGCCATGTACAACACCAATTTCTCTCACATGGAGGACTTCCGCAGACGAGAGGACCTTGTTTACCAGTCAACTGTCAG GCTCCCTGAGGTTCAGATGGAAGATGACGGACCATACGAATGCCATGTGGGGATCTACGACAGGGCGTCTAGAGAGAAGGTGGTATTGGCATCTGGAAGTATCACTCTAAATGTCATGT CTCCACCAAAATCAATATTTGTTGAGGCAGCAAATCAGCCTGCTCGATTCAATCGCTACGAGGCTCAAAACTTCACGCTTGTTTGCATTGTAACCGGAGGAAAACCTGCCCCTGTG GTGTACTTCAAGAGGGATGGAGAAGTTATTGAAGTCCATCCATTTGCGTCTTCTGAGAAAGTTGAAAACAGAGGTTTGTTCGCGTCCAAGGATAACCAGCCGCTTATCAGCCGAGAACTCGATGACACAAAAGTGCAGAAGTCGCTCTCTTTCATGGGCCCTTACAGCGAGCCTGTGCGTCTGGATAAAGACCGGCCCCAGCGCAGCTACACGTCTGGGGCCCCCACTCATGAGGTGCCCAGTCCCACCACAGAGGTCATCCCAGAGACTGTGATCAGCCGAGAGTTTCCCCGCTGGGTGCTGAGCTCCAGCCCGCTCTACTTTTTCAACCAAACGCAGTCTGAGCTTCATGATGGCACTCTGGAGGTTCAGGCTATGCTGACCTGGCACCTTAATCCACAACTGGACAATGAGGCTCTTTTCAGCTGTGAAGTCAAGCACCCGGCACTTTCCATGCCTATGAAGGCTGAGGTTACACTCT CTGCTCCAAAGGGCCCGAAACTCTCTGTGGCACCAAGCAGAGCGAAAGTGGGAGACACGGTTCGCATCAAAGTGGAGGGATTCCAAATGGGGCCCAAAGCG AATGAAGTGTTTCCTGAGCCTCTGTTCACATGGACACGTGTGGGAGGACCTCTGCTGGATGGAAGTGAAGAGAGATTTGGGAAAGAACTGGTTCTGGAGAGAGTCCCGGCAGAGCTCAACGGCTCGATGTACCGCTGCACGGTCCAAAACCCTTTGGGATCCACCAACACACACACCCGCCTCATAGTGTTCG AAAATCCCAAGATCAAGAGGCAGCCAACACATATGAATT CTGGCAGTTCTGCCCGAGACATGCTGGGACCCTCGCTGATGACAATGGTGCTGTTGTCATTGACTCTGGAGTTCACATGA